Below is a genomic region from Roseovarius arcticus.
CTCCATCTTGGCGACCTGCTCGGTCACCCCATGATGGTCAGGGTATGATTTGATGACGAACTCCAACGTTGATTCATCAGGAAGTGTAATCGGAGTGAAGGGCCGCCCCTTGTCCTTCCAGCCGTCCTTGAGCAGATGCAGCTCGACGCCCTGTCCGGGGGAAAAGTCAAAACCTTCGGGCCGATCAAAGACCAGATGATACGTGTCACGTGTGACGGGTGTGATGTGTTCCAATTTTATGCGGAATGTCATCAGTCATATCTTTCCCGTTGTTAAACAGGCCACATGCGTCGCGTTAGTCCGGTGCGCTTAATTTCGCTTCCTTGAGGGGCGCGTATAACGGGCATTTGCAATACTAATTGTTACTCTTTATAATAAGTATTGTCAATACCACTTTAAGGAACGCAAATGCGGCTCGCCTCTTTTATAGACTATGTCCTGCGGGCCTTGATGGGTCTGGCTGGAGCGCCCAATGGGCCGCTATCGTCTGGGCAAATTGTAGATGAGCAGCGGGTATCACAGCATCACTGGACCAAGCCTCGCCGACTGCGCAGGTCCCTGCGATGCGGCGGCCGCTTGATGGTAAGGAGGTCAATATGACTCAGATTGAAATAGGCCCAGACCAAATCCAGATCGACGCGGATATCGTCGCCAAGGCCTTGAAAATAGAACCGCAGGACCTGCTGGGCAGGATGCGAGAAGGCACCGTCACCAGCCAATTTGAGCGCGGCGAAGGCATGGATGCAGGACGCGTTCGGCTCACCTTCTTTTCCGCCACGCGGCGCGCCCGGATTACGGCTGACGCGGCTAGCGCGATTTTGTCTTGCACTGCGGCGGACTATAGTCGGTCACGGGCGCCGATGTCGGCCACCGCGGCGGGATCAAATCACGACCGTCTTGACGCAATGCTGGACGCGGCATTGCAAGAGACGTTTCCAGCGAGCGACCCGATCGCCATCAGTTTCGACGGCCCGGAGTAAGCGGGCAGGGGGCGCGCTGCGCCGGTAAGTCTGGGACATCGTTGAGCCATTCATGGGGGCGATCACGCCAGACTATCGACGCTCGACAAACACCCGCGCTTTGCCGCCGGGCTGGGCGCTGAACGGAATAGTTAGGGTCGCGGCACATGGCTAAGGGAGGAGGCGAAATGAGTCACGCTTTTCGGATCACACATGGTTACTCTAAACGAAAGCGCGAGCAGATCAGAGCGGCTGCTGGGATCATCGGCATCGATGATCCATACCTGTCGCGCATGGTCGACGAATTCTACGCACGCGTTCGCGCAGATGGGCGTCTTGGCCCAATCTTTGAGGCCGAGATTGGTGAGGATTGGGGCCCGCATCTGGAACGGATGAAAAGATTCTGGTCCTCTGTCGCGTTGAATACTGGCAACTACTCGGGCGAACCGGTGGTCGTTCACCAAGGGCTTAGCGGTGTTGAGCGCGGCGATTTTGACCTGTGGCTGAAGTTGTTTCGCGCCACGTTGCAAGATACGGCGTCCACACCAGAAGCCGTCGAATATATGATGATCCGCGCCGAGCGAATTGCGCAAAGCCTGATGATGGCGATGTTCGAGCGCACTAAAACGGGCGTGCCAGTTCTTCGATAAAATTGCCCGTGGTGCGCGAGCTGCTCACTTAGTCGCCGGATAAACGACCTTACCTTCTCCCGTTGCTACTGCCCCCAGCGTCGGCTTTGCCGCATCCTCTCGGCCGTTTCCCATCAAATGAATGACGCTGTGCCCGTTCAGTAACAGGTAATCTGCAATGATCCTGCGATGGCAGCGCCACCAGACAGCTTCGGCGCACATGATGGCAACAACGCGGTCTTGGCCGAGAGGGACAAGCGCGTCGTAGGCGTGTGCGAATTCACCCGACAGCGCGTAATCTGCGTAATTGTGAAAACTTTGGT
It encodes:
- a CDS encoding DUF6522 family protein; protein product: MTQIEIGPDQIQIDADIVAKALKIEPQDLLGRMREGTVTSQFERGEGMDAGRVRLTFFSATRRARITADAASAILSCTAADYSRSRAPMSATAAGSNHDRLDAMLDAALQETFPASDPIAISFDGPE
- a CDS encoding group III truncated hemoglobin — protein: MSHAFRITHGYSKRKREQIRAAAGIIGIDDPYLSRMVDEFYARVRADGRLGPIFEAEIGEDWGPHLERMKRFWSSVALNTGNYSGEPVVVHQGLSGVERGDFDLWLKLFRATLQDTASTPEAVEYMMIRAERIAQSLMMAMFERTKTGVPVLR
- a CDS encoding DUF488 family protein — protein: MERGFCTAGHSRRSLDEFVDILRQAGVHLVADVRSFPRSRTNPCFNIDSLPGELESRQIGYRHFSDLGGRRQIQRDVPASVNALWRNQSFHNYADYALSGEFAHAYDALVPLGQDRVVAIMCAEAVWWRCHRRIIADYLLLNGHSVIHLMGNGREDAAKPTLGAVATGEGKVVYPATK